In the genome of Parus major isolate Abel chromosome 3, Parus_major1.1, whole genome shotgun sequence, the window CAGACTGTagaggcttttcctttttttaatctatagagaatatgttttaaataacttttcctCAAAGTAATATTGTCAAATGTAAACTTTTATTGCATCCATTAAGAAGAGTCAATGCAGAGCAAAAGGGGTGTAGATGACCTGTCAGCAAGATACAGGATCACTATTACAGAATTAAATAACAgattaaattacagaaaatactgtaaaagACTAAGATAATTGTTCAGGATGCATGGTAAATTGACTTATATGTGTGAAAAAAGTTGTCAGACACTAAGAAATTGtttacaaataatattttaaaaggtggAGATGAATGATTCAAACCAAGATGAATAATGTAAGAAATGCAGTCAagtgggaaatgaaaatgataAACAGTTGCAAAATCATCtgacaataaaaaaacagaTACCAGACTGTCTAGGGATGGTATGGTGTAGCTGTAAATCCTCTTTAAACCTTGTTCATTCTCTACCAGTCTGAAATTTTGAATTCAGTTTTGGCTGCCTCAGAATAAGGGACAGGGACAAGTGAGTGGTGCTTCAGAGATGATCACTAGAAGATGAAGGATTCATTTACAGaggataaaatatttcatctctGGCAAAGAATTAAATTAGGTGCATCTGAAACTAATTCAGATTATCAGTAATGAGAAATCAccaaaataattagaaataaagtaatttcagaagaaattaaatatcatTTGATCAAGAAAGACTGCTAATAAATAAGGTCAGTTGGACTGGTCAGTGGAGTATTTGAGCTTAGCCAATGGTTACACAGCATGCAGAGAGGTTCTCTTGGGAACTGCTGGCAGGATTTACacagattttttcatttctaactCTATGATTGCATGGCCTCTGTGTAAGACAGTAAGTGCTGCTGGAATTAAATGCTGCCATGTATCACAGACTTGGATGCTAATGGTAGGCCTTGATCATGTCAGGTGCTTGAGCATCCATAATTCCCATCCAAATGGCCTCTTATAAATCAAGCTTTTCCTGACCTTCAGGCTTTCCTCTTCATCAAAATACTCCTGACTTTACCTTGAAGCATCACCAGGGACTGCCTTAGGCGGCAGTTTTCTCTCATGGTATCTGTCAGCTTCCTCTTGAGACTTTTAATTTTGGCACATAGTTCTACCTTGGAGAGTTGAAATAAAGGCTCTTCATCATCACTGCTACTTTCACTATATAGAAAGTTGCTTCCTGAGTATGGTTCTCTCTGAAAAATACCCCAAATAACTGTGATATCtagaacaacaacaacataaaATCAAAGCATCAAAACTAACATTAAAATATCTGGTTAAATCAAAAATTTCTTATGTATAAACAGACTCAGtgcattttaataaaagctgtTACCAAACATAGGTATTAGTATTCTTagtgaaattaaaaaggaaaagtcagtTTAAATATGTAACTGTTAGGTACCTTTGTTCTCTATTCAccaattttcaaaattctttcatctttcaaaactGTTAATTTCACTATGGCAAAAATCCTATGGCTCCCTCAAAAATACCTTTCAGACTGCTTTTCGTTGATAGATTAACATTGCTGAAAATGGATGTTTACCTGTTTGTTAATTAAAGATGTTTCAAGTTGACTCAGGATGTTGGCAGGAGTAGATGCCTGcaatgatttctttctttttatatgtTTCATCATCTTCCCCTGTAAAAAGTACGTAACAGTGCCTTTGCATTCCTATAGAGCCTTTTATTACAGTACTTCATAATATACCATACATTTTTATTCACTGTGCATTTCACATTCTTGATtagtttttaaaactgtatttgtaACTTTGTTcacttttatgttttctttccctgtatTTTGTCACTGCCGATCTCAGCACAAGGCACACCTCAGAAAATCTGGTCCCTCCCCCTTTTTATGCACTAGTCAGATTTCTGTCTTACAGGAGAAAATGCAATGGAGCTACAAAGCATCAAAGCCTTGAATAACATTCATCTCTTGACATAGAAAAGGACAAAATCCATTGGCCTAAGTAATTACTCTGACAGGTTATTGTGCTGAGGTACCATGTGAAGGCTGCCTGTATTCCTACCTTTACTATACATCTTTTGTGTGTTATATCATGGAGACTCAGTAGTTGCAGTCTCTTTCATTCCTTTATGGCCCTAACAGTATAAGGCACATAGAGACAGAAACTCACCTTTTCTTTATCCAGGTCACTGTCCTCACTTTCTGAGAATATCATTTCTATCCtctttctcttgccttttcCAAGGActtgtatttttgtaatttcatcTGCTCGTAATATCTTCTGCATCATTTCCACCAGCTCTTGGGGATCATCTGAagtgatggaaagaaaaaaggccaAAGCACAGACAATCAGGTAACTATACCTTAAAACCAGATTTCGTATCAGACAAATATTCTGGAACTGCACTCACCGCTCATGTACACAACCTTCACCAGgtgcttttctgtctttctttctcccACAGGCCAGTTCACTAGTACATGCTCATTAGGTTTCAGAAGTCTTTCTAGTTCATTGTCGTCACAGGGAAGGTCCTGTATCCATGAAGTCTCTCCAATTTGCAGTGAATTATCATTTACAAAATCAAACAGTGTgaattttttcatcattaaGTGGCTTTCTTGTCACACAAACACTTCCTGTAGGACATCATAGGAAAAATAAGAGCCACAGGGATGTTACAAGAACACTTTAAAAAGCTCCAAACAACTCTCCTTTTGCTGAATATTGGTAATTACCTTGTATGAAAATATCctaagaaactgaaaactaGCCAAGCAGTGAGTTGTATCCCCCTTGAAAGATGTTTAACACAAATCAGACATTTGCCTCCAAAACTGTGCACAGAAGACAGCTTTCACTCACAGAGTCCTGGCTCCCATATTACTTGTGTTCATTCTGGCTGGGATctctactactactactactacatTTGTCTCAGTAAAATTTTTAGTCCAGCCTCTGACTAAAAGATACATGTGTGATAGAACCTTTCCCTAGAATGAAGGAAAGTGCTAGTTTTACGTGCTGTTAAGTGGGATGTATGGTTATAATTTCATGGACAGGAAGACAATTGCAGCCACAGAAAACCAACCCAGAGCTACCCAGGACAACTGAGTGGATGAGGTATGACACATCCTGGCAGTGGAAAACTTGATGTATAAAAGAAATGACAGGCAAAGGACTGCAAGAGAGCTGGGCTGCTTCATGAGGAATAACAGCAACAAGGAGAACCCAAACCCAAGTATACAGTTAAATCATTTGCTTCGTAAAACAATACTTTTAAAGCAACACACTATTCTGGgctttttaaaacacttaatTTCTCTACCAGGAGAAGAGAACAAGTCATACTTTGTTTTCCCAGTTAGGCTGATCGCCTTtcatgaaaatgtaaattctaTGGGAAATGTAACCAGTTCTTTTAAGTGTTGCCATTGTACTCAGAGAAGATATTTTCTACTTCAAAATTATTAGATCAATACAtagaaatctgattttcaaacCTGAATCTTCTTTCCAGCAAACATGTGGTCaattcataaaaatgaaatactttctCAGAGCTGAAAACTTATGGATTCCTAGATGTGACAGTGTGATTTGCTATTGACTTGGCCTCAATCAGTCAGAAGCAAATTTAGTGCCTCATGAAGAGGCTGTCAAAAAGGTAACTGAGAGCTAGAAAAGGAGAATTATGTGGGGCTATTATGTCAAAGTGAGAATATCTGGCTGCTCTATGAAGTAATGTCAATTTGTTTGCAGAAGCCCAGTTTGCCACTATTCCACATATCTGTGCTATGCCCCAACAGAGCGGGCTTTCCATACAGGGGTGAGCTTGTTAATTTGCAAAAGACAGCTGCAGTCCTGTCAACATGTTTACTGATACAATGGGGCAAGCAGTACAGATAAGAAATCACCATTGAAAGGAGTATTAAATCAAGCTTTTATACAGAATGTGTTTAGTGTGATAGCAGTAGGATTGTTAACTATTGCCTCATTGGAGAAAGAAGACT includes:
- the BEND6 gene encoding BEN domain-containing protein 6 isoform X3 — its product is MMKKFTLFDFVNDNSLQIGETSWIQDLPCDDNELERLLKPNEHVLVNWPVGERKTEKHLVKVVYMSDDPQELVEMMQKILRADEITKIQVLGKGKRKRIEMIFSESEDSDLDKEKGKMMKHIKRKKSLQASTPANILSQLETSLINKQREPYSGSNFLYSESSSDDEEPLFQLSKVELCAKIKSLKRKLTDTMRENCRLRQSLVMLQVLPQAVTHFEELVGMAEALLKGGVTSSTSSLHPHAVWKASHNPLADSYAAMHSNSSSPITLNVEDEEQQTEKQFKIEKWQIALCNKSKPQKFINDLMQALYTHEYMATHSLTGAKSSSSKDKAAKPAMNQNEVQEIIGITKQLFPNTDDALIRRMMGQKLNNCTKKPILSKDLNSGAFQKHSFCCSSGHHLFGCSSLYARPAG